One Argiope bruennichi chromosome 5, qqArgBrue1.1, whole genome shotgun sequence DNA segment encodes these proteins:
- the LOC129969605 gene encoding U3 small nucleolar RNA-associated protein 25 homolog encodes MESVQDEQLNNSVKRSLSESVTDEEKSLPKKKRLSDEEETSKDIDSASNVNGISPSKQDKFDKEEHPKDTHPFNDEEETSPSKQDKFDKEEHPKDTHPFNDEEETSPSKQDKFDKEEHPKDTHPFNDEEETSPQKEHESNENEFSEDADFTSGENKTLTIKKPQSDKGELPENAASDSDGDVSSIEDNISSEDEDELQDEDVSTAADLFAKHVEYENKFKPNEFKHGSNPQPCSFPNIPDIIYVKPDGSNVDEPLANLRDFSQFGLKKNLLEGLQKSSKKLSPFQIDFYNILADYRDLIFMRRTPTKGEEMQKVYTLHILNHILKSRAKIVHHNSKLSKNPDEEYRDQGFVRPTVVILAPFRHDCFQIVKHIESLLPECVMMNKKRFITEYGPPPQKKKLKKKPQDYEETFKGNTDDDFKIGLRIQNKSVTLYSEFYSSDLIITSPLGLIRIAGDKKDKDVDYLSSIEILIIDRANVLYQQNLVNLLNIVQDFNHLPKESHDCNFFRVRMYALDGNAKYFRQTVLISSVEQRFYESAIFRNYCFNYKGYLSTFTQVKTPGINKIFDTVRVCFKLFDTTDPVSEIDDRFEFFTKKVLPEFKEKEFVQTLIYIPSYFDFVRLRNFFRENELSAVMVCEHSKPGKVAQARNYFFNGWRHFMLYTERAHFYNRYNIKGVQHILFYQPPTNPRFFQDVNFYFLDSNPKRKGEQKTCTIVASKNDFIPLKNIVGLSEAKKMLDSDQKIFIRYVEEQKKIL; translated from the exons ATGAACAGTTGAATAATTCTGTTAAGAGATCTTTATCAGAATCTGTTACTGATGAGGAGAAATCATTACCCAAGAAGAAACGTCTTTCTGATGAAGAAGAAACCTCTAAGGATATAGATTCTGCCTCTAATGTAAATGGAATATCACCTTCAAAGCAAGACAAATTCGATAAGGAAGAACATCCTAAAGATACACATCCTTTCAATGATGAAGAAGAAACATCACCTTCAAAGCAAGACAAATTCGATAAGGAAGAACATCCGAAAGATACACATCCTTTCAATGATGAAGAAGAAACATCACCTTCAAAGCAAGACAAATTCGATAAGGAAGAACATCCGAAAGATACACATCCTTTCAATGATGAAGAAGAAACATCACCTCAGAAAGAACATGAatctaatgaaaatgaattttctgaagatGCAGATTTTACTTCTggtgaaaacaaaacattaaccaTAAAAAAGCCCCAATCTGATAAAGGAGAGTTGCCTGAGAATGCTGCTTCAGACTCTGATGGTGATGTGTCTTCAATTGAAGACAACATTTCTTCAGAG gaTGAGGATGAATTACAGGATGAAGATGTATCAACAGCTGCAGATCTTTTTGCAAAGCATGTagagtatgaaaataaattcaaaccaaatgaatttaaacatggGTCAAACCCTCAGCCTTGTTCATTTCCTAATATTCCTGACATCATTTATGTAAAGCCTGATGGCAGTAACGTGGATGAACCTTTGGCTAATTTACGAGATTTTTCACAGTTTGGgcttaaaaagaatttgttagaAGGTTTGCAAAAGTCTTCTAAAAAGTTATCACCATTTCAGATagatttttacaacattttggCTGACTATCGAGATCTCATATTTATGCGAAGAACTCCCACAAAAGGTGAAGAAATGCAGAAAGTTTATACATTGCacatattaaatcatattttgaaatccaGAGCCAAAATAGTTcaccataattcaaaattatctaaaaatccTGATGAAGAATACAGGGATCAGGGCTTTGTCCGCCCTACTGTAGTAATACTTGCACCCTTTCGCCATGACTGTTTTCAAATTGTCAAACACATAGAATCTTTACTTCCAGAATGTGTGATGATGAATAAAAAGcgttttattacagaatatggaCCTCCaccacaaaagaaaaaattaaaaaagaaacctcAGGACTATGAAGAAACATTTAAAGGAAATACTGATGACGATTTTAAAATAGGACTGCGCATTCAAAACAAATCTGTCACTTTATATTCTGAGTTCTATTCATCTGACTTGATCATTACATCTCCTCTGGGTTTAATACGAATTGCTGGTGATAAGAAAGACAAAGATGTTGACTACCTTTCTTctattgaaatcttaataatCGACAGGGCAAATGTTCTCTATCAACAAAATTTAGTGAACCTGCTGAATATCGTACAAGATTTCAACCATTTGCCAAAAGAGTCGCATGACTGTAATTTTTTTAGAGTAAGAATGTATGCTTTGGATGGAAATGCTAAATATTTCAGACAGACTGTCCTCATCAGCTCTGTAGAACAGAGATTTTATGAAAGTGCAATTTTTCGCAATTACTGCTTCAATTATAAAGGATATTTGTCTACATTCACTCAGGTTAAGACACCtggaatcaataaaatattcgaCACTGTGAGAGTG tgtttcaaATTATTCGACACTACAGACCCTGTAAGTGAAATTGATgacagatttgaattttttacaaagaaagtcTTACCAGAATTCAAAGAAAAGGAATTTGTACAAACTCTTATTTACATCCCAAGTTATTTTGATTTTGTGAGGCTCAGGAACTTTTTCCGTGAAAATGAACTTAGTGCCGTGATGGTCTGCGAACATTCCAAACCTGGAAAGGTTGCTCAGGCacgaaattatttcttcaatggTTGGAGACACTTCATGTTATACACTGAACGAGCTCATTTCTATAATCGGTATAACATCAAGGGTGTACAACACATACTTTTTTACCAACCACCCACAAATCCAAGGTTTTTCCAAGATGTGAACTTTTATTTCTTGGATTCAAATCCAAAACGAAAAGGTGAACAAAAGACTTGTACAATCGTTGcttctaaaaatgatttcatcCCTTTAAAAAACATAGTTGGACTTAGTGAAGCTAAGAAAATGCTTGATTCAgatcaaaagatttttattcgATATGttgaagaacagaaaaaaatattataa